From the Sinorhizobium garamanticum genome, one window contains:
- a CDS encoding L-idonate 5-dehydrogenase, translated as MKAVVIHAAKDLRIEEREVESPGPGQVEVAIEAGGICGSDLHYYNHGGFGTVRVREPMILGHEVAGTIKALGEGVSGFAVGDRVAISPSRPCNTCDYCLKGQQNHCLNMRFYGSAMPMPHIQGAFRQRLVAEQWQCHKVANGVSIHEAAMAEPFAVALHAVVRAGALTDKRVLVTGCGPIGALAIIAARAHGAREIVATDVMDAVLKKALEVGADRVINVASNAETLSAYSANKGYFDVQFEASGNQSALRSGLEVLRPRGVLVQLGLGGDVTIPQNMVVAKEIEMKGTFRFHEEFGLAVDLINHRRFDLKPLVTGTFPLEDAAKAFETAADRNKSMKVQLLF; from the coding sequence ATGAAAGCCGTCGTCATCCACGCCGCCAAGGATCTGCGCATTGAGGAAAGAGAGGTCGAAAGCCCCGGCCCCGGACAGGTGGAGGTGGCCATCGAGGCCGGCGGCATCTGCGGCTCCGATCTGCATTACTACAATCACGGCGGCTTCGGCACGGTGCGCGTCCGCGAGCCGATGATCCTCGGGCACGAAGTGGCCGGCACGATCAAGGCTCTGGGGGAGGGCGTTTCCGGCTTCGCAGTCGGCGACCGGGTCGCCATCTCGCCGAGCCGGCCCTGCAATACCTGCGACTACTGCCTGAAGGGGCAGCAGAACCATTGCCTCAACATGCGCTTCTACGGCAGCGCCATGCCGATGCCGCATATCCAGGGTGCGTTCCGCCAGCGCCTCGTCGCTGAACAATGGCAATGCCACAAGGTGGCGAACGGCGTGTCGATCCACGAAGCGGCGATGGCTGAACCGTTCGCCGTGGCGTTGCACGCGGTCGTGCGTGCTGGCGCGCTCACCGACAAGCGGGTTCTCGTCACCGGCTGTGGGCCGATTGGCGCGCTGGCCATCATCGCGGCGCGTGCGCACGGCGCCCGTGAGATCGTCGCGACGGATGTAATGGATGCGGTTCTGAAGAAGGCGCTCGAGGTCGGCGCCGACCGGGTCATCAATGTAGCGAGCAACGCGGAAACGCTTTCGGCTTACTCGGCAAACAAGGGATACTTCGACGTCCAGTTCGAGGCGTCCGGCAACCAGAGCGCCCTGCGTTCCGGTCTGGAGGTTCTGAGACCACGCGGCGTTCTCGTCCAGCTCGGCCTCGGCGGCGATGTCACCATCCCGCAGAACATGGTGGTCGCCAAGGAAATCGAGATGAAGGGGACGTTCCGGTTCCACGAGGAGTTCGGTCTTGCCGTCGACCTCATCAACCATCGCCGGTTCGACCTGAAACCGCTCGTGACCGGAACCTTCCCACTCGAGGACGCCGCCAAAGCCTTCGAAACCGCCGCCGACAGGAACAAATCCATGAAGGTCCAACTGCTGTTCTAG
- a CDS encoding 2-hydroxyacid dehydrogenase, giving the protein MSRPEILMTGPYPDWDLVELEGRYIVHKLYEAEDSDALIDRHAESIRAIATRGELGASAALIERLPKLEVISVYGVGYDAVDLAACRARGIRVTNTPDVLTNDVADLGIAMMLCQSRGMIGAETWVKDGSWEAKGLYPLKRRVWGRKAGVLGLGRIGFEVAKRLRGFDMDIAYSDVADKPYGEGMAFIADPVALACHADFLFVTLAASAETRHIVSKDVIAALGSDGMLINISRASNIDEEALLEALENGTLGSAALDVFEGEPKLNPRFLKLDNVLVQPHHASGTVETRKAMGKLVRDNLAAHFAGAALLTPVI; this is encoded by the coding sequence ATGAGCAGACCGGAAATCTTGATGACGGGGCCTTATCCGGACTGGGACCTCGTCGAACTCGAGGGCCGCTATATCGTCCACAAGCTCTACGAGGCGGAAGACAGCGATGCCTTGATCGACCGGCATGCCGAGAGCATTCGCGCGATCGCCACGCGCGGCGAGCTCGGCGCCTCGGCCGCCCTGATTGAAAGGCTTCCTAAGCTCGAAGTCATCTCTGTCTACGGCGTGGGTTACGATGCCGTCGATCTGGCGGCCTGCCGGGCGAGGGGCATCCGCGTCACCAACACGCCGGACGTGCTGACCAATGATGTCGCCGATCTTGGCATTGCGATGATGCTGTGCCAGTCGCGCGGCATGATCGGCGCCGAAACCTGGGTGAAGGACGGAAGCTGGGAGGCCAAGGGTCTTTATCCGCTGAAGCGCCGCGTCTGGGGCCGCAAGGCCGGCGTACTTGGTCTCGGTCGCATCGGCTTCGAGGTCGCCAAGCGCCTGCGCGGCTTCGATATGGATATCGCCTATAGCGACGTTGCCGACAAGCCGTATGGGGAAGGCATGGCCTTCATCGCCGATCCCGTCGCGCTGGCGTGCCATGCCGACTTCCTGTTCGTGACGCTGGCCGCATCGGCCGAGACCCGTCACATCGTCTCGAAAGACGTGATTGCGGCGCTCGGTTCGGACGGCATGTTGATCAACATCTCGCGGGCGTCCAACATCGATGAAGAAGCGCTGCTCGAGGCGTTGGAAAACGGCACGCTGGGATCGGCGGCGCTCGATGTCTTCGAAGGCGAGCCGAAGCTCAACCCGCGCTTTCTGAAGCTCGACAATGTCCTGGTGCAGCCGCATCATGCATCGGGCACGGTCGAAACCCGCAAGGCAATGGGCAAGCTGGTGCGCGACAATCTCGCGGCCCATTTTGCCGGCGCCGCCCTGTTGACCCCCGTTATCTGA
- a CDS encoding gluconokinase, with translation MSTAASRPASKVASAFGPIVVMGVSGCGKSSVGERLAGYLDCPFVEGDSLHPAANVEKMRMGIPIDDHDRWPWLDALGRELGAARDIVVSCSALRRCYRDRLRMLAGRPMTFVFLQGDRALLAARMAGRQHEYMPLLLLDSQFATLELPTGEKDVVTLDINQSLEAIVAMAMTLLAARKRNAGQTY, from the coding sequence ATGTCGACGGCGGCATCACGACCAGCCTCTAAGGTGGCGAGCGCCTTCGGCCCGATCGTGGTGATGGGCGTATCCGGCTGCGGCAAAAGCTCGGTCGGGGAGCGGCTTGCCGGATATCTCGATTGCCCGTTCGTGGAAGGCGATAGCCTGCATCCTGCGGCCAATGTCGAGAAGATGCGGATGGGCATCCCGATTGATGATCACGATCGGTGGCCCTGGCTTGACGCGCTCGGCAGGGAGTTGGGCGCGGCGAGGGACATCGTTGTTTCCTGCTCAGCCCTAAGGCGGTGCTATCGCGATCGGCTGCGGATGCTCGCCGGGCGCCCGATGACATTCGTCTTCCTGCAAGGCGACCGCGCGCTGCTGGCGGCGCGCATGGCGGGGCGCCAGCACGAATACATGCCGCTTTTGCTTCTCGACAGCCAATTCGCCACGCTCGAACTGCCGACGGGCGAGAAGGACGTGGTGACGCTGGACATCAATCAATCGCTGGAGGCCATCGTCGCGATGGCCATGACGCTTCTGGCTGCCCGCAAGAGAAACGCAGGCCAGACCTACTGA
- a CDS encoding SDR family oxidoreductase: MTFPLFDLSGSRALVTGSSQGIGLALARGLAQHGASIVLNGRDEARLAGAATALKNEGHGAIDVADFDVTDAEAVRRGVDAIEEGIGAIDILINNAGTQFRAPLEDFPADRWEQLLKTNISSVFYVGQAVARHMIGRGRGKIINIASVQSELARPGIAPYTATKGAVKNLTRGMCADWARYGLQINAIAPGYFKTPLNQALVDSTEFSSWLEKRTPAGRWGNVEELVGAAVYLSARASSFVNGHTLYVDGGITTSL, from the coding sequence ATGACCTTCCCGCTATTTGATCTTTCCGGTTCCCGCGCGTTGGTCACAGGATCGTCGCAAGGGATAGGCCTTGCCTTGGCGCGCGGGCTCGCGCAACACGGCGCGTCGATCGTGCTGAACGGACGAGACGAGGCCAGGCTCGCAGGTGCTGCAACAGCCCTCAAGAACGAAGGTCACGGTGCCATCGATGTCGCGGACTTCGACGTAACGGATGCGGAAGCAGTTCGGCGCGGTGTGGATGCAATCGAGGAGGGTATCGGTGCGATCGACATCCTGATCAACAACGCCGGCACGCAGTTCCGTGCGCCACTGGAAGACTTTCCTGCCGACCGTTGGGAACAGTTGCTCAAGACAAATATCTCCAGCGTCTTTTATGTCGGCCAGGCGGTTGCCCGCCACATGATTGGGCGAGGGCGCGGCAAAATCATCAACATCGCTTCGGTGCAGAGTGAACTCGCCCGTCCCGGTATTGCGCCCTATACGGCGACCAAGGGGGCGGTGAAGAATCTGACGCGCGGCATGTGTGCGGATTGGGCGCGATACGGCCTGCAGATCAATGCGATCGCGCCCGGCTATTTCAAGACGCCGCTCAATCAGGCGCTGGTCGACAGCACCGAATTCTCGTCCTGGCTGGAGAAGCGCACGCCGGCCGGCCGCTGGGGCAATGTCGAGGAACTGGTCGGCGCGGCGGTTTACCTGTCAGCCAGGGCTTCCTCCTTCGTCAACGGACACACGCTTTATGTCGACGGCGGCATCACGACCAGCCTCTAA
- a CDS encoding 4-carboxy-4-hydroxy-2-oxoadipate aldolase/oxaloacetate decarboxylase, with amino-acid sequence MIHIKDIVERPSRADIEALSKFSPATIHEAQGRKGALSSRLKPVDYRMKLCGPAFTVRCAPRDNIMLQLAINYAKPGDIIVVSAGEYEEAGSFGDVLANACLAKGIGGLVTDTGVRDTLQLKELGFPVFSLSVCIKGTVKETIAAVNDPIIVGGEIINPGDIIVGDADGLVVVRRAEAQEAARLSQTREDAEAGYIEAYKQGKSVIEVSKLESVLKTKGLVVDI; translated from the coding sequence ATGATCCATATCAAAGACATCGTCGAACGTCCCAGCCGGGCCGACATCGAGGCGCTGTCCAAATTTTCGCCTGCGACCATCCACGAAGCCCAGGGACGCAAGGGGGCGCTTTCCTCCCGCCTGAAGCCGGTCGATTATCGCATGAAGCTGTGTGGTCCGGCCTTTACCGTAAGATGCGCGCCGCGTGACAACATCATGCTGCAACTCGCCATTAACTACGCCAAGCCGGGCGACATCATCGTCGTGTCGGCCGGCGAATATGAAGAAGCCGGTTCCTTCGGCGACGTTTTGGCCAATGCCTGTCTTGCCAAGGGTATCGGCGGTCTCGTGACCGATACAGGCGTGCGTGACACTCTTCAATTGAAGGAGCTCGGCTTCCCGGTCTTCTCGCTCAGTGTCTGCATCAAGGGTACGGTCAAGGAAACGATCGCCGCCGTCAACGACCCGATCATCGTCGGCGGGGAAATCATCAATCCCGGCGATATAATCGTGGGCGATGCCGACGGTCTGGTGGTCGTCCGGCGCGCCGAGGCCCAGGAAGCCGCACGTCTTTCGCAGACCCGCGAGGATGCCGAGGCTGGCTATATCGAGGCCTATAAACAGGGCAAGTCGGTGATCGAAGTTAGCAAGCTGGAATCGGTTTTGAAGACCAAGGGGCTGGTCGTAGATATCTGA
- a CDS encoding ABC transporter substrate-binding protein, whose product MNWKCITLTVALAGAAAATPAKADQLDTILANKTLRCATFADVPPFAAPDLRTREMAGFDVDLCNAIAKELGVKAEVKPVSVEARVPEVKLGRVDITVANLAYTLSRAEQIQFSDPYYLAKEMLIVPVDDPGKKKSDYEGKRVASTKGSTSEMSIKLNKSEPLTFQDTASAYLAVQQGKARGMVANTMTTTKFVNESKNRGKEMRMIEEPMLFQPIGIGMAKDNPALTAKINEVLHKLDTSGELNKIWDKWLGPDTEYKMTRTDKVVPLSELKFNPIP is encoded by the coding sequence ATGAACTGGAAATGCATCACGCTCACGGTCGCGCTTGCAGGTGCTGCCGCAGCCACGCCGGCAAAAGCGGATCAACTCGACACGATCCTGGCAAACAAGACGCTGCGTTGCGCGACATTTGCCGATGTTCCGCCCTTCGCGGCGCCCGATCTGAGGACCCGCGAAATGGCCGGCTTCGACGTCGATCTGTGCAATGCCATCGCCAAGGAGCTCGGCGTCAAGGCCGAGGTCAAGCCGGTATCGGTCGAAGCCCGCGTGCCGGAAGTCAAGCTCGGGCGCGTAGACATCACCGTTGCCAATCTCGCTTATACCCTGAGCCGCGCCGAGCAGATCCAGTTCAGTGATCCGTATTACCTCGCCAAGGAAATGCTAATTGTCCCGGTGGACGATCCGGGGAAGAAAAAGTCCGACTACGAAGGCAAGCGCGTCGCTTCGACCAAGGGCTCTACCTCGGAGATGTCGATCAAGCTCAACAAGTCGGAGCCGCTGACCTTCCAGGATACGGCGTCCGCCTACCTCGCCGTCCAGCAGGGCAAGGCACGCGGCATGGTGGCGAACACTATGACGACGACCAAGTTCGTCAATGAATCGAAGAACAGGGGCAAGGAAATGCGGATGATCGAGGAACCGATGCTGTTCCAGCCGATCGGCATCGGCATGGCCAAGGACAATCCTGCCCTGACCGCCAAGATCAACGAAGTGCTCCATAAGCTCGATACGTCCGGCGAGCTCAATAAGATCTGGGACAAGTGGCTCGGCCCGGATACCGAATACAAGATGACGCGTACCGACAAGGTCGTACCGCTCTCTGAGCTGAAGTTCAACCCAATCCCGTAA
- a CDS encoding amino acid ABC transporter ATP-binding protein, translated as MITSASSPQQQTIRLSNVCKSYGNYPVLKNIDAEVARGEVVVICGPSGSGKSTLIRTINRLEEISSGSITLDGQDIHAEKRTKELNLLRSRIGFVFQNFNLFPHLSVVENVTISPIRVKGVAPDVAHERALKLLDRVGLAEKAGAYPGQLSGGQQQRVAIARALAMEPPVMLFDEPTSALDPEMVGEVLAVMKGLAAEGMTMLCVTHEMGFAREVADRIWFIDAGQILEIAPPEEFFKNPRHPRAQRFLTDLRH; from the coding sequence ATGATCACGTCAGCATCATCGCCCCAGCAGCAGACGATCCGTCTTTCCAACGTCTGCAAGAGCTACGGTAACTATCCGGTCCTGAAAAACATCGACGCCGAGGTTGCGCGAGGCGAGGTGGTGGTGATCTGCGGACCGTCCGGGTCGGGCAAGTCCACGCTGATCCGCACCATCAATCGCCTTGAAGAAATCAGCAGCGGATCGATTACCCTGGATGGCCAAGACATTCATGCCGAAAAGAGGACTAAGGAACTCAACCTTTTGCGCAGCCGCATCGGGTTCGTCTTCCAGAACTTCAACCTGTTCCCGCATCTCTCGGTCGTCGAAAACGTTACGATCTCCCCGATCCGCGTGAAGGGAGTGGCGCCAGACGTCGCTCATGAGAGGGCGCTTAAGCTGCTCGACCGGGTCGGTCTTGCCGAGAAGGCAGGAGCCTATCCAGGTCAGTTGTCCGGCGGCCAGCAGCAACGCGTGGCTATTGCCCGGGCGCTCGCCATGGAGCCGCCGGTCATGCTGTTCGACGAGCCGACCAGCGCGCTCGATCCGGAAATGGTTGGTGAAGTGCTCGCTGTCATGAAGGGCCTTGCTGCCGAAGGCATGACCATGCTCTGCGTCACCCACGAAATGGGCTTCGCCCGCGAGGTGGCCGATCGCATCTGGTTCATCGATGCCGGCCAGATCCTCGAAATCGCTCCACCAGAAGAGTTCTTTAAGAACCCACGTCATCCGCGCGCGCAGCGGTTCCTCACAGATCTGCGCCACTGA
- a CDS encoding amino acid ABC transporter permease codes for MIGDIVNIINDYWLLLLIGQYPNGPLGGLANTLILSGLSIALAFPVSILLALARLSKWALLRWPVTALVYITRGVPLLMLILWSYFLVPLLTGADVPSFYTMLTTLVIYQGAFLSEVVRAGIVALGPGQMDAARALGHSYMGAMRLIILPQALYNMIPSMISTFVATIKDTTLGYVINVPDLTFAASQVNNQLLTQPFQVFLILAVVYYAICWSLTHVANVIERRIARKRAGVVYRESSASLAQVKVITEQP; via the coding sequence ATGATCGGCGACATCGTCAATATCATCAACGACTACTGGCTGCTGCTGCTGATCGGCCAGTATCCGAACGGCCCGCTCGGAGGACTGGCGAACACACTGATCCTCTCGGGGCTCAGCATCGCGCTTGCCTTCCCGGTCAGCATTCTCCTCGCGTTGGCGCGCCTCTCCAAGTGGGCGCTGCTGCGGTGGCCGGTGACGGCCCTCGTCTACATCACACGCGGCGTGCCGCTGCTGATGCTCATCCTGTGGAGCTATTTCCTGGTACCGCTGCTCACGGGAGCCGACGTCCCGAGCTTCTACACCATGCTAACGACGCTGGTAATCTACCAGGGCGCCTTCCTAAGCGAGGTGGTGCGAGCGGGGATTGTCGCCTTGGGACCTGGCCAGATGGATGCGGCGCGTGCGCTCGGCCACAGCTACATGGGTGCGATGCGCCTCATCATCCTACCCCAGGCGCTCTACAACATGATCCCGAGCATGATCTCGACATTTGTGGCGACGATCAAGGACACCACGCTCGGATATGTCATCAACGTGCCTGATCTCACGTTCGCGGCAAGCCAGGTCAACAACCAGCTTCTGACGCAGCCCTTCCAGGTGTTTCTCATCCTCGCGGTCGTCTACTACGCCATCTGCTGGAGCCTCACGCACGTCGCAAACGTCATTGAGCGACGCATCGCCCGCAAGCGTGCCGGAGTGGTGTATCGCGAGTCCTCCGCGTCGCTGGCGCAGGTCAAAGTCATAACGGAGCAGCCATGA
- a CDS encoding amino acid ABC transporter permease: MNGFDLSAILRNQEYVAMLLHGIEMTFVIYVGSWLLAMTLALILLCIRFSPSRFGDRAVAAYVSYHRNVPTLVQLMLWYFGIFTLLPSGLADWLTAHNGETIFAVIGLGLCQAAYFSEDLRSGLRSVSPGQMEAAKALGHSYLSAMRFIIMPQGVRNALPPLINHSVSLFKNSSLAIVIGAPELTHAVKEIENLSFRTFEIYLVGTVLYLVFSLLIMGAGAYFAMRADPVRRARA, translated from the coding sequence GTGAACGGGTTCGACCTTTCGGCCATCCTGAGAAATCAGGAATATGTCGCGATGCTCCTGCACGGGATCGAGATGACGTTCGTCATCTATGTCGGATCATGGCTTCTGGCGATGACGCTTGCGCTCATCCTCCTCTGCATCCGGTTTTCGCCTTCGCGTTTCGGCGATCGCGCTGTGGCAGCCTATGTCTCCTACCATCGCAACGTGCCGACCCTCGTGCAGTTGATGTTGTGGTATTTCGGCATATTCACGCTGTTGCCCTCGGGACTGGCCGATTGGCTCACAGCCCACAACGGCGAAACGATCTTTGCGGTGATTGGCCTCGGGCTTTGTCAGGCAGCCTATTTCAGCGAGGACCTCCGGTCCGGCCTGCGTTCTGTCAGCCCCGGCCAGATGGAGGCGGCGAAGGCGTTGGGACACAGCTATCTCTCGGCGATGCGCTTCATCATCATGCCGCAGGGCGTGCGCAATGCGCTCCCGCCTCTCATCAATCACAGCGTCTCCCTGTTCAAGAACAGCAGCCTTGCGATCGTCATCGGAGCGCCCGAACTGACGCATGCGGTGAAGGAGATCGAGAACTTAAGCTTCCGCACGTTCGAGATCTATCTGGTCGGCACGGTTCTCTATCTGGTCTTCTCGCTGCTGATCATGGGTGCCGGCGCCTACTTCGCGATGCGCGCTGATCCGGTACGGAGGGCGCGCGCATGA
- a CDS encoding SDR family oxidoreductase — MPFSDYKTALVTGASSGIGAAVVERLRREDIEVHAIARSAGALKELAERTGCMAHVIDVTDRLAIADLANRVHFDILVNNAGVDRPKKFLQADEEDIDLLVDVNLRAVLHICRLIVPGMVERDRGHVINISSIAGNYNFGGNSTYHAVKAGVAMLSNQLRIDAFGKRVRVTEICPGRVATDIFNHVHGNDPSVRERFIDGFELPQAADIAEAIAFAISAPVAVNIGHMEITPTLQVMGGLQTAKPQAPAEPSTSKEPRP, encoded by the coding sequence ATGCCATTCTCCGATTACAAGACCGCATTGGTGACCGGCGCTTCCTCCGGTATCGGCGCTGCAGTCGTAGAGCGGCTTCGCCGTGAGGATATCGAAGTACATGCAATCGCCCGAAGCGCCGGCGCCCTGAAGGAGTTGGCCGAGCGTACGGGCTGCATGGCGCACGTTATCGATGTCACCGATCGGCTGGCGATCGCCGATCTCGCGAACCGCGTGCACTTCGATATTCTGGTCAACAATGCCGGCGTCGATCGGCCAAAGAAATTCCTCCAAGCGGACGAAGAGGACATCGATCTCTTGGTTGATGTCAACCTTCGCGCCGTCCTGCATATTTGCCGTCTGATCGTGCCCGGGATGGTGGAGCGCGATCGCGGGCACGTCATCAACATCTCCTCGATTGCCGGCAATTATAATTTCGGCGGCAACTCTACCTATCATGCCGTCAAGGCCGGCGTCGCCATGCTGTCGAACCAGTTGCGCATTGATGCATTCGGCAAGCGCGTGCGCGTGACAGAGATCTGCCCCGGCCGCGTCGCGACGGACATATTCAACCACGTTCATGGCAATGACCCGAGTGTCCGTGAGCGCTTCATCGACGGGTTTGAACTGCCGCAGGCCGCCGATATCGCCGAGGCGATCGCCTTCGCGATTTCCGCGCCGGTCGCAGTCAACATCGGGCATATGGAGATAACGCCGACATTGCAGGTGATGGGCGGTTTGCAGACGGCCAAGCCGCAGGCCCCGGCGGAGCCCAGCACGTCGAAGGAGCCGAGGCCGTGA
- the nac gene encoding nitrogen assimilation transcriptional regulator NAC: MDIRRLKSFIVIVDSGSITRAADILHLAQPALSQQLAALEEHFGQKLLIRSQQGVTMTDAGHAVYRHAQIILRQMEQAQADAAAAGNSLAGRVSVGLVPFSSAATLSVDLLAETRKRHPGILLHLTESVGQTYSQMIMNGRLEMALIHGVGPIKGVRFEPILNEEFYFVAHRNFAIEADSKPVPVGSLDGMPMLLPPVYNFVRRAVDTAFTRSRINLKVVAEVEIVRTLARAVGGGLGATIMPKAIADRIVSESSEPLVCRLVSPRIEETLSLCTSDQGSLSEPAFAVKDILVELTERLKL; encoded by the coding sequence ATGGATATAAGACGCCTCAAATCCTTCATCGTCATCGTGGACAGCGGCAGCATAACGCGTGCGGCGGATATCCTGCACCTGGCCCAGCCGGCACTGAGCCAGCAACTGGCGGCACTGGAGGAACATTTCGGCCAGAAACTGCTGATCAGAAGCCAGCAGGGCGTCACCATGACCGATGCCGGACATGCGGTCTATCGGCATGCGCAGATCATCCTGCGCCAGATGGAACAGGCGCAGGCAGACGCCGCGGCCGCAGGTAATTCGCTTGCGGGGCGTGTTTCCGTGGGTCTCGTGCCGTTCAGCAGCGCCGCCACGCTCTCCGTCGACCTCCTCGCGGAAACGAGGAAAAGGCATCCCGGGATCTTGCTTCATCTGACAGAAAGCGTCGGTCAAACCTATAGTCAGATGATCATGAACGGCCGATTGGAAATGGCGCTGATTCATGGTGTCGGTCCAATCAAGGGCGTCCGGTTCGAACCTATCCTCAACGAGGAATTCTATTTCGTTGCGCACCGAAATTTCGCGATCGAAGCGGATTCGAAACCGGTGCCGGTCGGTTCGCTGGACGGGATGCCGATGCTGTTACCACCGGTCTACAATTTCGTGCGCCGCGCCGTTGATACGGCCTTCACGCGCAGCCGGATCAATCTCAAGGTGGTGGCGGAAGTGGAAATCGTGCGCACGCTCGCCCGCGCGGTGGGCGGCGGCCTAGGCGCGACCATCATGCCCAAGGCCATCGCCGATCGCATCGTATCGGAATCAAGCGAACCTCTCGTTTGCCGGCTGGTCTCCCCAAGGATCGAGGAAACCCTGTCTCTTTGCACGTCCGATCAGGGCTCGCTGTCGGAGCCGGCATTCGCCGTCAAGGACATACTCGTTGAGCTGACTGAGCGACTGAAACTCTGA
- a CDS encoding pyridoxal phosphate-dependent aminotransferase: MSMSSIADRLKNVSISASAAMTQRARELAAEGIKVVSLSSGEPDFPTPAHAIEAAHAAALGGDTKYPPMDGTPALKAAISRKFKRDNNLDYDATQIVVSGGGKQVIFNAMLATCNPGDEVVIPTPSWVSYADIVKFAGGVPVAVPCFEQAGFKLRPEDLAAAITPRTKWLILNFPNNPTGAACSRAEMAAIAEVMLRHPHVWILTDDIYEHLVYDGFEFCTIADAEPGLYDRVLTMNGVSKAYAMTGWRLGYCASGSKELIRAISNVNGQNGGGITTVTQAAAIAALDGPQDLLKERAAIYRERRDFVLGQVAKIEGLRCHKPEGAFYIYPNIAGLIGKTSKGGRKIETDVDFVMALVDEHHVATVQGAAYGMSPYFRISYATSMEMLNEGCARIAQFCRDMR; this comes from the coding sequence ATGTCGATGTCTTCCATAGCCGACCGTCTGAAAAACGTTTCCATCTCCGCATCCGCCGCCATGACCCAACGCGCCAGGGAACTGGCCGCCGAGGGGATCAAGGTCGTGAGTCTCTCCTCCGGGGAGCCGGATTTTCCGACGCCCGCCCATGCGATCGAGGCGGCCCATGCCGCAGCACTGGGCGGCGACACGAAGTATCCGCCGATGGATGGCACTCCGGCGCTGAAGGCTGCGATCAGCAGGAAGTTCAAGAGGGACAACAATCTCGATTACGATGCCACCCAAATCGTCGTTTCCGGCGGCGGAAAACAGGTGATCTTCAACGCGATGCTCGCCACCTGTAATCCGGGCGATGAGGTCGTCATCCCTACACCGTCGTGGGTCAGCTACGCCGATATTGTCAAGTTTGCCGGCGGCGTCCCGGTGGCTGTGCCCTGCTTCGAACAGGCTGGGTTCAAGCTGCGTCCCGAGGACCTTGCGGCCGCGATCACGCCGCGCACCAAATGGCTTATCCTCAATTTTCCGAACAATCCGACCGGGGCAGCCTGCTCGCGCGCGGAAATGGCCGCAATCGCTGAAGTCATGCTGCGCCATCCGCATGTCTGGATCCTGACCGACGATATCTACGAGCACCTGGTCTATGACGGATTCGAATTCTGCACCATCGCCGATGCCGAACCCGGTCTCTATGATCGTGTCCTGACGATGAACGGCGTCTCCAAGGCCTATGCCATGACTGGTTGGCGGTTGGGATATTGCGCCAGCGGCTCGAAGGAACTGATCCGCGCAATCAGCAACGTCAACGGCCAGAACGGAGGTGGCATCACCACCGTGACGCAGGCCGCAGCCATCGCGGCGCTGGATGGTCCTCAGGACCTCCTCAAGGAGCGGGCGGCAATCTACAGGGAAAGGCGCGATTTCGTCCTGGGCCAAGTGGCGAAGATCGAAGGGTTGCGCTGCCACAAGCCTGAAGGCGCCTTCTATATCTATCCCAATATTGCCGGCCTGATCGGCAAGACCTCGAAGGGTGGACGCAAGATCGAGACCGATGTCGATTTCGTCATGGCTTTGGTGGATGAGCACCACGTCGCGACGGTGCAGGGCGCGGCCTATGGGATGAGCCCATATTTCCGCATTTCCTACGCGACAAGCATGGAAATGCTGAACGAGGGCTGCGCGCGCATCGCCCAATTTTGCAGGGATATGCGCTGA